Proteins from a single region of Bdellovibrio svalbardensis:
- the rodA gene encoding rod shape-determining protein RodA, which produces MFNSLHVEERTLFKKLDINLIVVILALNVIGLINLYSATHGPTSAEVSGLFISQIMWLVVGWTVFLVTTLLDYSIVNRIAIAIYVLNLGAIVYTTFFGKVALGAQRWIDLGFFRYQPSETMKLALIMMMAKILANRNTFGSGMGFKEMFTPLLALGIPFVFVVEQPDLGTAMMLAAIGGSMLLFAKVKKWILATIITLGIIALPVAWKFVLHDYQKNRILTFMSPTNDPRGTGYNSIQSKIAVGSGRFFGKGFMKGTQSQLEFLPERHTDFIYSVLSEEHGFVGSVAVMGLFCFLFLTGIRIATNARDKFGALLTVGVLCYVFWHMFVNMGMVIGLLPIVGVPLPLLSYGGSSMLTTMAGLGLVSSVAYRRYLF; this is translated from the coding sequence ATGTTTAACTCACTTCATGTTGAAGAAAGAACCCTCTTCAAAAAATTAGATATCAATTTGATCGTCGTGATCCTGGCGCTGAATGTGATTGGCTTGATCAATCTGTACAGTGCCACTCACGGCCCCACTTCTGCTGAGGTTTCAGGTTTGTTTATATCTCAGATCATGTGGCTGGTTGTTGGCTGGACCGTTTTTCTAGTCACAACTTTGCTCGATTACAGCATTGTCAATCGCATCGCGATTGCAATTTACGTTCTTAATTTGGGTGCGATTGTCTACACCACATTCTTTGGTAAGGTGGCTTTGGGCGCGCAACGCTGGATCGATCTGGGCTTCTTCCGCTACCAACCATCAGAAACAATGAAGCTGGCCTTGATCATGATGATGGCAAAAATCCTGGCAAACAGAAACACCTTCGGAAGCGGCATGGGCTTTAAGGAAATGTTCACGCCACTTTTGGCTTTGGGCATTCCTTTTGTCTTCGTCGTAGAGCAACCTGACTTGGGAACTGCGATGATGTTGGCCGCCATCGGCGGATCGATGCTGTTGTTTGCAAAAGTAAAGAAATGGATCTTAGCCACTATCATCACTTTGGGCATCATCGCCCTCCCTGTGGCTTGGAAGTTCGTTCTTCATGATTACCAAAAAAATCGTATTTTGACTTTTATGTCACCAACCAATGATCCACGCGGAACGGGTTACAACAGCATCCAGTCTAAGATTGCGGTCGGATCAGGCAGATTCTTCGGAAAAGGCTTCATGAAGGGAACACAATCCCAACTTGAATTCCTTCCAGAACGTCACACAGACTTTATCTATTCTGTTCTAAGCGAAGAGCATGGTTTCGTCGGATCCGTAGCGGTCATGGGACTTTTCTGCTTCTTATTCCTGACTGGGATTCGCATCGCCACCAACGCCAGAGATAAATTTGGAGCTCTTCTGACGGTCGGTGTTCTCTGCTACGTCTTCTGGCATATGTTCGTGAATATGGGCATGGTTATCGGTCTTCTTCCAATCGTGGGTGTCCCACTGCCATTGCTGTCTTATGGGGGGTCGAGCATGCTCACCACTATGGCAGGTCTGGGACTGGTCTCCAGTGTCGCGTACCGAAGATACCTATTCTAA
- the mrdA gene encoding penicillin-binding protein 2 has product MSTYVSNPDEAKEYQNRYRMFYIMIAITFSIFSMRLWYLQIISGNELREFSEKNRIKQNKIAAPRGLMLDRDGKVLVENLPGFEAILTPQYIEDLNDLAKAVGPILGMDADKVVQKVQKSRKQNGPFAQIRLKENLSREEVFRLKRMRLDTPGLEIRESIVRYYPLRENGAQLFGYVSEISKRQIPVLNDLYKGSLKFDQGDIIGKSGLEETLERDIRGTDGISFIQVDAHGREAVTQTPNIYGEQIKDQIAVHGNNAVLTIDRDLQEAAHAAFTKTGVDARGHIGAIFAMKTNGEVLAWVSTPSFDPNEFSTGITPTTWSKLINDPFKPLRNKIIQDHSAPGSTFKPLVAVAALGEKVITPTTIVAAPGVFFFGRRPYHDSLKQGHGNITVFQAIEQSSNVFFYKMGIALGVDKMYDYIHNLGIGQKTGIELSREVSGIMPNSAWKKATVGEEWQAGENLSTAIGQGFVTVTPITMAIAYNAIATEGKVVKPFVIRKILDQDGKVLRENFPQVVRDLQQTQPNGVKISPETFKVVKEGMRLVANGQRGTARYWKVPGVEFAGKTGTAQVMGFSADQIYASCTSRPMHMRHHGWFVSYAPADNPEIVIAILAEHSCHGNTGAVPIARDIYQAYFEKYHPEIIAEALKNKGVKKAKAEAAATSEGE; this is encoded by the coding sequence ATGAGTACATACGTTAGTAATCCGGACGAAGCAAAAGAGTATCAAAACCGATACCGCATGTTCTACATTATGATTGCAATCACCTTCAGCATCTTCTCGATGCGTTTGTGGTATTTGCAAATCATCTCAGGAAATGAACTTCGTGAGTTCTCTGAGAAGAATCGTATCAAACAAAATAAAATCGCGGCACCCCGCGGCCTGATGTTGGACCGCGACGGTAAAGTCCTGGTTGAAAACTTGCCAGGCTTTGAAGCTATTTTGACTCCTCAATATATTGAGGACTTGAATGATCTCGCTAAAGCTGTCGGCCCAATCCTGGGAATGGACGCTGATAAAGTTGTTCAAAAAGTTCAAAAGAGCCGCAAACAAAACGGGCCGTTCGCGCAAATTCGCTTGAAAGAGAATTTAAGCCGCGAAGAGGTTTTCCGTTTAAAACGCATGCGCCTGGACACCCCGGGACTTGAGATTCGCGAATCTATCGTGCGCTACTACCCGCTTCGTGAAAATGGCGCGCAGTTGTTCGGCTATGTCAGCGAAATTTCAAAACGTCAGATTCCAGTATTGAATGACCTTTATAAAGGATCCTTGAAGTTCGATCAGGGTGACATTATCGGTAAATCCGGCCTGGAAGAAACTCTCGAGCGCGACATTCGCGGGACTGACGGGATCAGCTTTATTCAAGTCGATGCCCATGGTCGTGAGGCTGTGACTCAGACTCCGAATATTTACGGCGAACAGATTAAGGATCAAATTGCGGTTCACGGAAATAACGCCGTTTTGACTATCGACCGTGATCTTCAAGAAGCTGCACATGCGGCCTTTACCAAAACCGGCGTCGATGCCCGCGGTCACATTGGTGCGATCTTCGCGATGAAAACAAACGGCGAAGTTTTAGCCTGGGTGAGCACTCCGTCTTTTGACCCGAATGAGTTCTCAACCGGCATCACGCCAACAACCTGGTCGAAATTGATCAATGATCCTTTCAAGCCTTTGCGCAATAAGATCATTCAAGATCACTCGGCACCAGGATCCACTTTCAAACCGTTGGTGGCCGTAGCGGCCTTGGGTGAAAAAGTCATCACACCGACGACCATCGTGGCCGCTCCGGGCGTGTTCTTCTTCGGTCGCCGTCCTTACCATGACTCTTTAAAACAAGGTCACGGTAATATCACGGTCTTCCAGGCTATCGAACAAAGTTCGAATGTCTTCTTCTATAAGATGGGTATCGCCTTGGGAGTGGATAAAATGTATGACTACATCCACAACCTGGGAATCGGTCAAAAAACCGGCATCGAACTTTCTCGTGAAGTCTCCGGTATCATGCCGAATTCTGCATGGAAAAAAGCGACCGTGGGTGAAGAGTGGCAAGCTGGTGAAAACTTAAGTACCGCCATCGGCCAAGGCTTCGTTACTGTGACTCCCATTACAATGGCAATTGCCTACAACGCGATTGCGACTGAAGGAAAGGTTGTGAAACCTTTTGTGATCCGCAAAATTTTGGATCAAGACGGAAAAGTCCTGCGCGAAAACTTCCCACAAGTGGTGCGTGATTTACAGCAAACACAACCCAACGGTGTAAAGATCTCTCCAGAAACTTTCAAAGTGGTTAAAGAAGGCATGCGCCTGGTGGCCAATGGTCAGCGCGGAACGGCTCGCTACTGGAAAGTTCCAGGAGTTGAGTTTGCCGGTAAAACCGGTACCGCTCAGGTTATGGGCTTCTCTGCAGACCAGATTTATGCAAGCTGTACTTCGCGTCCAATGCATATGCGACATCATGGTTGGTTCGTCTCCTATGCTCCGGCCGACAACCCAGAGATCGTTATTGCGATTCTTGCGGAACACTCCTGCCATGGTAATACCGGGGCCGTACCAATAGCGCGTGATATCTATCAAGCTTACTTTGAAAAGTATCATCCAGAAATCATCGCCGAAGCTCTTAAGAACAAAGGCGTAAAAAAGGCTAAAGCGGAAGCTGCCGCGACAAGCGAGGGCGAATAA
- the mreC gene encoding rod shape-determining protein MreC, translating into MNFFNFDLKKLVLIGIVLALPLLSINMQQRPQESHWLVKPFSLLGSTVAETFYSFSHGVKGTTAMYLDLINIKKQSESLHSTNNELQSRLEKMNELLLENDRLRDLLNFKQQTKMAMTSAQVIGRDLVIDHNTITINKGTSDGIKPGQAVITTGGVLGYIFKPEPFTSHVMLITDRYAVVDGIVQRTRAHGIVEGKSQNGCALKYVERTEDVKEGDLVVTGGLDNIFPKGFPVAIVESVERKTFSVSLKVELRPVVDPYKVEEVFVVLDAAKEDLGDKYAPQTATPAPEGAAGATPAPSVTVPAATPAPVAPAAAVAKPATATAPAAAPKAAAKPAAKPATENKAQEKQQ; encoded by the coding sequence TTGAACTTTTTCAACTTTGATCTCAAGAAACTCGTGCTCATTGGAATTGTGCTGGCTTTGCCACTCCTTTCCATCAACATGCAGCAAAGACCGCAAGAGTCGCACTGGCTCGTCAAACCTTTCAGCCTTCTGGGCAGCACTGTGGCCGAAACATTCTACAGCTTCAGCCACGGAGTCAAAGGTACAACAGCAATGTACTTGGACTTGATCAACATTAAAAAACAGAGCGAAAGCTTGCATAGCACTAACAATGAGCTGCAATCCCGCCTCGAAAAGATGAACGAGCTGCTTCTGGAAAATGACCGCCTTCGCGATCTTTTGAACTTCAAGCAACAAACTAAGATGGCGATGACCTCGGCTCAAGTCATCGGCCGCGATCTCGTGATCGACCACAATACGATCACCATCAATAAAGGAACTAGCGACGGCATCAAACCTGGCCAGGCTGTCATCACCACGGGTGGTGTGCTTGGATATATCTTTAAACCAGAACCCTTCACCTCACATGTCATGCTGATCACGGATCGTTATGCTGTTGTTGACGGTATCGTTCAAAGAACCCGTGCACACGGTATCGTTGAAGGAAAAAGCCAAAACGGTTGCGCTTTGAAATATGTGGAAAGAACAGAAGATGTGAAAGAGGGCGACCTTGTTGTCACCGGCGGCCTCGATAATATCTTTCCAAAAGGTTTCCCTGTCGCGATTGTCGAAAGTGTTGAAAGAAAAACCTTCAGTGTTTCTTTGAAGGTAGAGCTTCGCCCGGTTGTTGATCCCTACAAAGTTGAAGAAGTTTTCGTTGTCCTCGATGCTGCCAAAGAAGATCTTGGCGATAAATACGCTCCTCAAACAGCAACACCAGCACCTGAAGGTGCAGCCGGTGCGACACCTGCTCCGTCTGTAACTGTTCCTGCGGCGACTCCAGCACCAGTGGCTCCAGCTGCTGCGGTAGCAAAACCTGCAACGGCAACTGCTCCAGCAGCGGCTCCTAAGGCTGCGGCAAAACCTGCTGCAAAGCCAGCGACAGAAAATAAAGCTCAGGAGAAACAACAGTGA
- a CDS encoding HD-GYP domain-containing protein, with translation MSEQSILNIGDDKLKAVSKDFFFNGMLLPVNVYLKIKSNHYLLIGKKGEKSEFAQLHSFKNEKSEVCVMFEDLSTLMSYITQLTGKLIEQKNVPDSVKVKFLAGLTESALADFDGKNFTSQFQLQQTSKFLLSMKDSLQDFDQIMLLLSEIPEEESKHAIFTCLIALSICDEMQSTTKAAREKVALGCLLHDVGYRHLPSDLLKKPKHQWTFEENALFESHPQKAVEMLRDIKDISNDVLLIIMEHHENAQGTGFPKKIRDIKISPLGRIVGLANYFAELLFNHSGSSGKTYTADEAIKYIEDILGQPFNRQAFLALKNIINKNYLQEKSKS, from the coding sequence ATGTCCGAACAAAGCATTCTAAATATTGGCGATGATAAGTTAAAAGCAGTCTCTAAAGACTTTTTCTTTAATGGCATGCTGTTGCCGGTAAATGTTTATCTCAAGATTAAATCCAATCACTATTTGTTGATCGGGAAAAAAGGCGAAAAATCCGAGTTCGCACAACTTCACAGTTTTAAAAATGAAAAATCAGAAGTTTGCGTGATGTTTGAAGACCTCAGCACTTTAATGTCTTACATCACCCAACTTACCGGCAAGCTCATTGAACAAAAAAATGTTCCCGACTCTGTCAAAGTGAAATTTCTGGCGGGATTGACCGAAAGTGCTTTGGCCGACTTTGATGGCAAAAACTTTACTTCGCAGTTTCAATTGCAACAAACCTCAAAATTCCTTCTTTCCATGAAGGACTCGCTGCAAGACTTCGATCAAATCATGCTGCTCCTCTCTGAGATTCCCGAAGAGGAATCCAAGCACGCCATATTCACTTGTTTAATCGCTCTTTCAATTTGTGATGAGATGCAATCCACAACAAAGGCGGCCCGCGAAAAGGTCGCCTTGGGTTGCCTGCTCCACGATGTCGGCTATCGACATCTGCCTTCAGATCTTTTAAAGAAACCCAAGCATCAATGGACCTTTGAAGAAAATGCACTCTTTGAAAGCCATCCTCAGAAAGCCGTCGAAATGCTTCGAGACATCAAAGACATCTCCAACGATGTTTTGTTGATCATTATGGAGCATCACGAAAATGCTCAAGGCACTGGTTTCCCTAAAAAAATTCGCGACATCAAAATCAGCCCTCTTGGTCGCATTGTCGGCCTGGCCAATTACTTTGCAGAACTCCTCTTCAACCACAGCGGCAGCTCTGGCAAGACCTATACTGCTGATGAAGCGATCAAGTACATTGAAGACATTTTGGGACAACCCTTCAACAGACAAGCTTTTCTGGCTCTCAAAAACATCATCAACAAGAACTATCTGCAGGAAAAAAGTAAAAGCTAA
- a CDS encoding lytic transglycosylase domain-containing protein: protein MKTKHLKSTLAVVTATLTLVLFNNFDFFSWHKPVSPSIEGVSEASRVSHAKELLGRGYFGSDAQKIEGRKSLNYMIYSKVQANLAPQWKGHARSITRTVIAESAKYHMDPVFVLAVIKTESKFNPLTVGRYGEIGLMQVKPDTAEWIAKKFKIGWNGKKTLQNPEANIKIGLAYMNYLRTKFNGKSVRYVSAYNMGPGNMFRLIAKNVKPVEYNSRVMKNYHAFYSNLAARSTVTTVAAN, encoded by the coding sequence ATGAAAACGAAACATCTCAAATCAACACTCGCTGTAGTTACCGCAACACTCACGTTGGTTCTTTTCAATAACTTCGATTTCTTTAGCTGGCACAAACCGGTGTCACCTTCCATTGAAGGCGTGAGCGAAGCTTCTCGCGTGTCACATGCTAAAGAACTATTGGGCCGTGGCTACTTTGGCAGCGACGCTCAAAAAATCGAAGGCCGCAAATCTTTGAACTATATGATCTACTCCAAAGTGCAGGCAAACCTGGCCCCACAATGGAAAGGACATGCACGCTCAATCACACGCACTGTGATCGCGGAAAGCGCTAAATACCACATGGATCCTGTGTTTGTTCTTGCTGTGATTAAAACTGAAAGCAAATTCAATCCATTGACAGTAGGTCGTTATGGCGAAATCGGTTTGATGCAAGTTAAGCCAGACACTGCTGAATGGATCGCTAAAAAATTTAAAATCGGCTGGAATGGTAAAAAGACTCTGCAAAATCCAGAGGCAAATATCAAAATCGGCTTGGCTTACATGAACTACTTGCGTACAAAATTCAACGGCAAATCTGTTCGCTACGTAAGCGCTTACAACATGGGGCCAGGCAACATGTTCCGCTTGATCGCGAAAAACGTGAAGCCGGTTGAGTACAATTCAAGAGTGATGAAGAACTACCATGCCTTCTACTCAAATCTTGCGGCTCGCTCAACAGTCACAACAGTTGCAGCGAACTAA